A single window of Candidatus Paceibacterota bacterium DNA harbors:
- the ychF gene encoding redox-regulated ATPase YchF: MALSIGIVGLPNVGKSTLFNALTKKSVPAENYPFCTIDPSVGVVAVPDERLQKLSDFSKSKKTIPAAVEFVDIAGLVKGAAEGQGLGNKFLANIRETDAILEVVRIFKDADIIHVAGKVEPLSDIEVINLELILADLETVTKRMANIKSDLKRGDKKAVAENALLEKIRPILEAGKLAQTTEMNVEEKEIVKSLHLLTMKPILYALNISAAAENADDVKAKIPGPFIEIDPVFGTGLDTLIAKSYEILGLITYFTTGEDETRAWTIQKGWTAPLAGTAIHTDFKDKFVRAEIIESDKLLEAGSYATAREKGLVRTEGKEYVVHDGDVIEFKI, from the coding sequence ATGGCACTTAGTATAGGTATTGTTGGTTTACCAAATGTTGGAAAAAGCACTCTTTTTAATGCACTCACAAAAAAGAGTGTTCCTGCAGAAAATTATCCTTTCTGCACTATAGACCCGTCTGTCGGAGTTGTCGCCGTGCCGGACGAGAGACTGCAAAAACTTTCTGATTTTAGTAAATCTAAAAAAACAATCCCAGCTGCAGTAGAATTCGTCGACATTGCAGGACTTGTGAAGGGCGCGGCAGAAGGGCAGGGGCTTGGCAATAAATTTCTCGCAAACATCCGCGAAACTGATGCGATTCTCGAAGTTGTGCGTATTTTCAAAGACGCTGATATTATCCATGTTGCAGGAAAAGTTGAGCCTCTTTCTGATATTGAAGTAATTAACTTGGAACTTATTCTCGCCGACCTCGAAACTGTCACAAAGCGGATGGCAAACATAAAAAGCGACCTTAAGCGCGGCGATAAGAAAGCTGTTGCAGAAAATGCTCTCCTTGAAAAAATTCGTCCGATTTTAGAAGCCGGGAAGCTCGCTCAAACTACCGAGATGAATGTCGAGGAAAAAGAAATTGTGAAATCACTCCATCTTCTGACCATGAAGCCGATTCTCTACGCACTCAATATTTCCGCCGCAGCTGAAAACGCAGACGACGTGAAAGCAAAGATCCCAGGGCCATTTATTGAAATTGATCCAGTATTCGGCACAGGACTTGATACTCTGATTGCAAAAAGCTATGAAATCCTTGGCCTCATCACCTATTTCACAACAGGAGAAGACGAAACTCGCGCATGGACAATTCAAAAAGGCTGGACTGCTCCGCTCGCTGGCACAGCAATTCATACAGATTTTAAAGATAAATTCGTGAGAGCGGAAATTATAGAATCAGACAAACTCCTAGAAGCCGGGTCATATGCCACAGCGCGTGAAAAAGGCCTCGTTCGAACTGAAGGAAAAGAATATGTCGTGCATGACGGAGATGTCATCGAGTTTAAGATATAA
- a CDS encoding NAD(P)H-dependent oxidoreductase, protein MAKIFILVGHPDSDSECARLATAYELGARAAEHEVRMTRLGDLKFDPILHKGYKEIQALEPDLLKAQEDIKWCEHFVVLYPVWWAGMPSLLKGFFDRVWLPGFAYHFKKEGFLKGVIWHGALKGRSARIIVTMDNIPFIARLLFGDITNEMHFGILKFAGFSPVRVKKIGLMKFKTAEGKTKHAQMLERWGREGK, encoded by the coding sequence ATGGCAAAGATTTTTATTTTAGTTGGGCATCCTGACAGCGACAGCGAGTGCGCCCGCCTCGCCACTGCCTATGAACTTGGAGCTCGTGCTGCCGAGCATGAGGTGCGTATGACGAGACTTGGAGACCTGAAATTCGACCCGATACTGCATAAGGGATATAAAGAGATACAGGCACTAGAGCCCGACCTTCTCAAAGCCCAAGAAGATATCAAATGGTGCGAACATTTTGTGGTTCTCTATCCTGTCTGGTGGGCAGGAATGCCTTCGCTTCTCAAGGGTTTTTTCGACCGTGTTTGGCTTCCCGGGTTTGCCTACCATTTCAAAAAAGAAGGGTTTTTAAAGGGAGTCATCTGGCACGGGGCACTCAAAGGGCGAAGTGCTCGAATTATTGTGACAATGGATAATATTCCTTTTATTGCAAGGCTCCTCTTTGGAGATATAACGAACGAAATGCACTTCGGTATTCTCAAATTTGCAGGCTTCTCTCCGGTTAGAGTAAAAAAGATCGGTCTTATGAAATTTAAAACGGCTGAAGGAAAAACGAAGCACGCACAAATGCTCGAGCGATGGGGAAGAGAAGGAAAATAA
- a CDS encoding 6-phosphogluconolactonase: MERNFEKNENILKERAGEKLSHLFSEKIPTLLLLAGGSAFSFLDFVDSKVFSSNLTIGMGDERYSIDENINNFSQLQKTQFFADATKGGVQFFDSRVETDETFEQFGERFRKNIEDWILKNPEGNIIAILGIGEDGHTAGILPFAENPDLFDKLFEQNEIAVAYDAKGKNLYPHRVTITLPFIRSKIQKSIVYATGEKKRQALGKIFAPAGHLSETPARILKEMKHVILFSDIEA, translated from the coding sequence ATGGAAAGAAATTTTGAAAAAAACGAAAATATCTTAAAAGAAAGGGCTGGTGAGAAACTTTCGCATCTTTTTTCGGAAAAAATTCCCACCCTCCTTCTCCTTGCGGGAGGTTCCGCTTTCTCTTTTTTGGATTTTGTAGATTCAAAAGTTTTCTCTTCAAATCTTACTATAGGAATGGGGGATGAAAGATACAGTATTGATGAAAATATAAATAATTTCAGCCAGCTCCAAAAAACTCAATTTTTTGCTGATGCAACAAAAGGAGGGGTGCAATTTTTTGACTCACGAGTTGAGACGGACGAGACCTTCGAACAATTCGGCGAGAGGTTCAGAAAAAATATCGAGGATTGGATTTTGAAAAATCCGGAAGGAAACATCATCGCAATTCTTGGAATAGGAGAAGACGGCCATACTGCAGGTATTCTGCCATTTGCAGAAAACCCTGATCTTTTCGACAAACTTTTCGAACAAAATGAAATTGCTGTAGCTTATGATGCTAAAGGGAAAAATCTGTATCCGCATCGAGTAACAATCACACTTCCATTTATTCGAAGCAAAATACAAAAATCTATTGTGTACGCAACTGGAGAGAAGAAACGGCAAGCTTTAGGAAAAATATTTGCGCCAGCCGGACATCTTTCAGAAACCCCGGCAAGAATTCTTAAAGAAATGAAACATGTGATACTTTTTTCGGATATTGAGGCATAA
- the zwf gene encoding glucose-6-phosphate dehydrogenase, producing METTSPTTIVIFGVTGDLSQRKLFPSLYELHTKGFLPSKYQIVGFSRRSLSTDEFRNFIKETLITKKMPASESDLSDFLNHLSYREGSFDNADSYKNLSDTLSKIDGGLGQCSNKLFYLAVPPDLYEGILGHLSFSGLTIPCGGDMGWTRVLIEKPFGRDVETAHKLDHHLSDLFEEEQIFRIDHYLAKETLQNILTFRFSNALFEHLWSGEHIESVSVKLFETLDILGRGTFYDSTGALRDVGQNHILQMLALVAMERPRNLTPESIRRERARVFEKLVPMAVKNIEEYAVRAQYEGYRGESNVNPESTTETYFKLKAFVNNERWRDVPFYLESGKALSEMRTEIVVIFKPCTTCLCPNGDGHEHRNKITFTIQPNEGISIEYFMKKPGFDSSVEPKDLSYVYRESVEEKALPDAYEKVLYDCIRGDQTLFPSTSEVDLTWKYVSPIIKHWESLPLLSYKKGSEGPKTSF from the coding sequence ATGGAGACCACTTCTCCCACCACAATTGTCATATTCGGCGTTACGGGAGATTTGTCTCAAAGAAAGCTTTTTCCGTCTCTCTATGAGCTTCATACGAAAGGGTTTCTGCCTTCAAAATACCAGATCGTTGGTTTCTCCCGCCGCTCCCTTTCTACGGACGAGTTCAGGAATTTTATAAAAGAGACGCTCATTACCAAAAAGATGCCCGCGAGTGAAAGCGATCTCTCTGATTTTCTTAATCACTTAAGCTACCGAGAAGGTTCATTTGATAATGCTGATTCGTACAAAAATCTTTCGGACACGCTCTCAAAAATTGATGGCGGACTCGGGCAATGCTCGAATAAACTTTTCTACCTAGCCGTTCCTCCAGATCTCTACGAAGGAATTCTTGGACACCTTTCCTTTTCTGGACTTACTATTCCATGCGGGGGCGATATGGGTTGGACACGAGTCCTCATTGAAAAGCCATTTGGAAGAGACGTAGAGACTGCACACAAGCTCGACCATCACCTTTCTGACCTCTTTGAAGAAGAGCAGATTTTTCGCATTGACCACTATTTAGCAAAAGAAACGCTTCAAAATATCTTGACATTCCGCTTTTCCAACGCTCTTTTCGAACATCTTTGGAGCGGAGAACATATAGAATCGGTTTCTGTAAAACTATTCGAAACTCTCGATATTTTGGGGCGCGGAACTTTCTATGATTCAACCGGCGCGCTTCGAGACGTCGGACAAAATCATATCTTGCAAATGCTCGCGCTTGTAGCAATGGAAAGACCAAGGAACCTTACACCAGAGAGTATCCGCCGAGAACGGGCACGAGTATTTGAAAAGCTAGTACCTATGGCGGTAAAAAACATTGAAGAATATGCAGTCCGCGCGCAATATGAAGGCTATCGAGGAGAGTCGAATGTAAATCCCGAATCCACGACCGAAACATATTTCAAACTCAAAGCGTTCGTCAATAACGAACGATGGCGGGATGTACCTTTTTATCTTGAAAGCGGAAAGGCTCTGAGCGAAATGCGGACTGAAATTGTGGTGATTTTTAAACCCTGCACGACCTGCCTTTGTCCAAATGGCGACGGTCACGAGCACCGCAACAAAATCACATTCACCATCCAACCAAATGAAGGAATTTCTATAGAATATTTTATGAAAAAACCTGGATTTGATTCTTCCGTCGAACCGAAAGACCTATCCTATGTTTATCGGGAAAGCGTAGAAGAAAAAGCCCTTCCTGACGCCTACGAAAAAGTGCTCTACGATTGTATCCGCGGAGACCAGACGCTTTTCCCCTCGACAAGCGAAGTAGACCTGACGTGGAAATATGTAAGTCCCATCATCAAACATTGGGAATCTCTCCCGCTTCTCTCGTATAAAAAGGGGTCGGAAGGCCCCAAGACATCTTTTTAA
- a CDS encoding MBL fold metallo-hydrolase produces MKITKLGHCCLLIEEKSLRILTDPGSFSTLQDSIKNIDIILITHEHQDHFHIPSVKTVLKNNPKARIMTNTAVGLLLEKEGIKYEILEEGQNKTQEGVLIEGFGTIHAEVYETIPRVQNTGYFISNRLYYPGDALHIPPKLPEILALPVAGPWLKISESFDFALACKPKIIFPVHDGGLKNTEITDRLSKIAFSPRKIFFQEMELGKTIDFDKI; encoded by the coding sequence ATGAAGATTACCAAGCTCGGTCACTGCTGTCTCCTTATTGAAGAAAAGAGTTTGCGGATTTTGACCGACCCGGGAAGTTTTTCAACTCTCCAGGATTCAATCAAAAATATAGATATCATCTTGATCACTCACGAGCATCAAGACCATTTTCATATTCCTTCGGTAAAAACGGTTCTCAAAAATAATCCAAAAGCGCGAATCATGACCAATACTGCCGTCGGACTTCTTTTAGAGAAAGAGGGAATTAAATACGAAATTCTTGAAGAAGGACAAAACAAAACACAGGAAGGAGTTTTAATCGAAGGCTTCGGTACCATCCACGCCGAAGTTTACGAAACGATTCCCCGAGTTCAAAACACAGGATACTTTATTTCAAACCGTCTGTATTACCCGGGAGACGCGCTTCATATCCCCCCTAAACTGCCGGAAATTCTTGCCCTGCCAGTAGCGGGACCGTGGCTCAAAATTTCAGAAAGTTTTGATTTCGCGCTCGCCTGTAAGCCGAAAATCATCTTTCCTGTACACGATGGAGGCCTTAAAAACACTGAAATTACCGATAGATTATCAAAAATAGCGTTTTCTCCCCGTAAAATCTTTTTTCAAGAAATGGAGCTGGGGAAAACCATTGACTTTGACAAAATATAG
- a CDS encoding nucleotidyltransferase family protein, whose amino-acid sequence MKAVIIAAGVGKRMQPLTLTTPKPLLTVLGKSLLERVFDVLPNEVTEIIVVIGYKGEMIREKFGNSYKGKKIDYVEQKEQKGTAHALELCRHLLTEGERFLVMYADDIHHKESIQKMLVYQRALLLSRAEHPERFGVVEMDKDNRILELVEKPDEPKSNLVSNGVYLLDDNVFNYKAHEYKGELYLPVLIEQMLKEYPVYGVVSDLWIPIGYPEDLKTAEEILNARK is encoded by the coding sequence ATGAAAGCCGTCATTATCGCCGCGGGAGTGGGAAAGAGAATGCAGCCACTCACCCTCACAACTCCGAAACCCCTCCTCACTGTCCTTGGAAAATCACTTCTCGAGCGCGTTTTTGATGTTTTACCAAACGAAGTTACTGAAATAATTGTTGTAATCGGCTACAAAGGCGAGATGATACGAGAGAAATTCGGTAATTCATACAAAGGCAAAAAAATTGATTACGTTGAACAAAAAGAGCAAAAAGGAACGGCCCATGCATTGGAACTCTGCCGGCATCTCCTTACAGAAGGCGAGCGATTCTTGGTTATGTACGCAGACGATATCCATCACAAAGAGAGCATCCAGAAAATGCTTGTCTACCAGCGCGCCTTACTTCTTTCTCGGGCTGAACATCCAGAGCGATTCGGCGTAGTGGAAATGGATAAAGATAATCGCATTCTAGAACTTGTTGAAAAACCAGACGAACCGAAAAGCAATCTCGTCTCAAATGGTGTCTATCTTCTTGATGACAATGTATTCAATTACAAAGCTCACGAATACAAAGGAGAGCTCTATTTACCAGTACTTATTGAGCAAATGCTAAAAGAGTATCCCGTGTACGGCGTCGTATCTGATCTTTGGATACCAATCGGCTATCCTGAAGATCTTAAAACCGCAGAAGAAATCTTGAATGCAAGAAAGTGA
- the atpD gene encoding F0F1 ATP synthase subunit beta has translation MSKSKGKIVQIIGTVVDVEFEEGSLPLLYNALTTGEGEKMVTLEVARHLGSGQIRAISLNSTDGLVRGAEVYDTGAPISVPVGKEVLGNLFNVFGNTIDSNAKTNFTKRWPIHRQAPPLVDQLPKTEIFETGIKVIDLLAPFVRGGKVGLFGGAGVGKTVLLKELIRNVAEESGGVSVFAGVGERTREGNDLLLEMQESKVIDKAALVFGQMNEVPGARARVALSALTMAEYFRDEESKDVLLFIDNIFRFSQAGSEVAALLGKMPSAVGYQSTLATEMGELQERITSTKKGAITSVQAIYVPADDITDPAPATVFSHLDSTIVLSRALTELGIYPAVDPLASTSSALDPKIVGKEHYMVARAVQKTLQRYSELQDIINLLGIEELSPEDRLLVARARKIQKFLSQPFFVAEVFSGISGKFVKREDTIQSFKEILEGKHDDKSEDMFYMKGGIKEVK, from the coding sequence ATGTCAAAATCAAAAGGAAAAATTGTTCAGATCATCGGTACCGTTGTTGACGTTGAATTTGAAGAGGGCTCGCTCCCGCTTCTCTACAACGCTCTTACCACTGGTGAGGGTGAAAAAATGGTCACCCTTGAAGTAGCGAGACATCTTGGCTCCGGACAAATCCGAGCAATTTCCTTAAACTCCACTGACGGACTCGTTCGAGGAGCAGAAGTATACGATACAGGAGCTCCTATTTCCGTACCTGTTGGGAAAGAAGTGCTCGGAAATCTTTTCAATGTTTTTGGAAACACTATCGATTCAAACGCAAAAACAAACTTTACCAAACGATGGCCGATTCACCGCCAAGCCCCTCCTCTGGTAGATCAGCTTCCAAAGACTGAAATTTTCGAAACAGGAATTAAAGTTATCGACCTTCTCGCTCCATTCGTCCGAGGAGGAAAAGTGGGACTTTTCGGAGGTGCCGGCGTGGGAAAGACCGTGCTTTTGAAAGAGCTCATCCGTAACGTGGCAGAAGAATCTGGAGGTGTATCTGTGTTTGCCGGAGTGGGAGAGCGAACTCGTGAAGGAAACGATCTTCTTTTGGAAATGCAGGAATCAAAAGTTATCGACAAAGCAGCTTTAGTATTCGGACAAATGAACGAAGTGCCGGGTGCTCGTGCACGAGTTGCTCTTTCCGCCCTCACCATGGCTGAATATTTCCGCGACGAAGAATCAAAAGATGTGCTTCTCTTCATTGATAACATTTTCCGATTCTCACAAGCTGGTTCTGAAGTGGCTGCGCTTCTCGGTAAAATGCCTTCAGCTGTAGGTTATCAGTCAACGCTCGCAACAGAAATGGGAGAGCTCCAGGAACGAATTACTTCTACAAAGAAGGGCGCTATTACGTCCGTGCAAGCTATTTACGTCCCTGCTGATGACATCACCGACCCAGCTCCCGCAACTGTGTTCTCTCACCTCGACTCTACTATTGTGCTTTCTCGAGCGCTCACCGAGCTTGGAATTTACCCTGCTGTAGACCCGCTTGCTTCGACTTCTTCTGCTCTTGATCCAAAGATTGTCGGAAAGGAGCACTATATGGTTGCTCGAGCAGTGCAAAAAACGCTCCAGAGATATTCAGAGCTCCAAGACATCATTAACCTCCTCGGTATCGAAGAGTTGTCTCCAGAAGACCGCCTTCTCGTGGCCCGAGCTCGAAAGATCCAGAAATTCCTCTCACAGCCATTCTTCGTCGCAGAAGTATTCAGCGGTATTTCAGGTAAATTCGTAAAGCGAGAAGATACTATTCAGAGCTTCAAAGAAATTCTCGAGGGTAAGCATGACGATAAGTCAGAAGATATGTTCTATATGAAGGGGGGAATTAAGGAGGTTAAGTAA
- the atpG gene encoding ATP synthase F1 subunit gamma, producing MQSLRDIKKRIKSVKNIEQITKAMEVVSMTKMRKSQGYALRARPYAIAAFEMLENLLTKSPKLPELLKSRKIKTSLLVIVTADKGLVGAFNDNIVRKAQNWINESREKGESFKIITIGKKAKEYCDRKKIAVIKSFLDFGDYSEAEEALPVGDMVLSGFIAKEWDAVDIIYTHFRTTLRQETVLRKILPVTKTGIEEIIRGIVPEYGKFSNANTGLAGNTKHRYNFKYKFEPSPVKILDVLLPELLRLHIYHVILESNASEHSARMITMKNASDNAKELKGELNLSYNQARQSGITAQLSEIIAGSEALES from the coding sequence ATGCAATCATTACGAGATATTAAAAAAAGAATCAAGTCGGTCAAGAACATCGAACAGATCACCAAAGCAATGGAAGTGGTTTCGATGACTAAGATGCGAAAAAGCCAGGGTTACGCGCTTCGTGCTCGCCCTTATGCTATCGCCGCGTTTGAAATGCTTGAAAATCTTTTGACAAAAAGCCCGAAACTCCCGGAACTTTTGAAATCTCGAAAAATAAAAACTTCGCTTCTTGTTATTGTAACTGCCGATAAGGGTCTTGTGGGAGCTTTTAACGACAACATCGTCAGAAAAGCGCAGAACTGGATCAATGAAAGCCGCGAAAAAGGAGAATCTTTCAAAATAATCACTATAGGAAAGAAGGCCAAAGAGTACTGCGATCGAAAAAAGATCGCTGTCATAAAAAGTTTTCTTGATTTCGGCGACTATTCCGAAGCAGAGGAAGCTCTTCCAGTTGGAGATATGGTGCTTTCAGGCTTTATTGCAAAGGAATGGGATGCAGTAGATATCATCTACACCCATTTCCGTACAACACTGCGCCAAGAAACAGTTCTGCGAAAAATTCTCCCGGTCACAAAGACAGGAATTGAGGAAATCATCCGCGGTATTGTTCCTGAATACGGAAAATTCTCAAATGCAAACACTGGCCTCGCAGGAAATACCAAGCACCGATACAATTTTAAATACAAATTTGAACCATCGCCGGTAAAAATCCTTGACGTACTTCTTCCAGAACTTTTACGGCTCCACATTTACCACGTCATCCTCGAATCAAACGCTTCAGAGCACTCCGCACGAATGATCACGATGAAAAATGCTTCGGACAATGCGAAAGAATTGAAAGGGGAATTGAATCTTTCATACAACCAAGCAAGACAGTCAGGAATTACGGCACAGCTCAGCGAAATTATTGCAGGAAGCGAAGCACTTGAATCATAA